A single genomic interval of Mangifera indica cultivar Alphonso chromosome 5, CATAS_Mindica_2.1, whole genome shotgun sequence harbors:
- the LOC123216416 gene encoding transcription factor UPBEAT1: MGVSQSLLNSFYLKSIIQGNEELCKMSSESLWIKVLEARSQRRSILRKQRGTMKNGGHVKTRKPRRILMKKKACLESSRRPANGIQRRVKILKKLIPNSESTGLDGLFRETADYILALEMRVKVMQIMVKVLGGSEE; encoded by the coding sequence ATGGGAGTTTCTCAATCTCTTCTTAATTCTTTCTATTTGAAGAGTATCATTCAAGGAAACGAAGAGTTGTGCAAGATGTCGAGTGAGTCCTTGTGGATCAAAGTTTTGGAAGCACGATCCCAGAGAAGAAGCATTCTAAGGAAACAAAGAGGTACGATGAAAAATGGTGGACACGTTAAAACCAGGAAGCCTAGAAGGattttgatgaagaagaaagccTGTCTAGAAAGTTCTAGAAGGCCGGCTAACGGGATCCAACGTAGGGTCAAGATCCTAAAGAAGCTAATTCCGAACAGCGAGTCGACGGGTTTAGATGGGCTCTTCAGAGAGACAGCTGATTACATTCTGGCTTTAGAAATGAGAGTAAAAGTCATGCAGATTATGGTTAAGGTATTGGGAGGTTCAGAGGAGTGA
- the LOC123216415 gene encoding putative pectinesterase 10 translates to MPHLQQLSLLIILILFSYTVCIALDCQSNKVAHTITVSHSGRAKFTSIQKAIDSVPSGNTKWIHIQIYPGIYKEKVTIPSDKSCIFLEGSSSRRTIIEWSDHEQTNSSATFTSYPNNIVAKGIAFKNAFNIPSLRPEETPITQALAARIYGDKSAFYKCGFIGVQDTLWDATGRHYFSQCYIEGAIDFIFGGAQSMYEKCSINVTTGIYTPQKKYGFITAQGRNCSSDPSGFVFKYCTITGSGKAYLGRAYRPYSRVIMIKSTISDVVIPEGWEAWHAIGQEQNTEYVEEGCKGPGADTSKRVPWAKEPSAVDMTQEKVTIPSGKSCILLEGSTSRLTIIEWSDHESTESSATFTSNAENIVAKGITFKNAYNVPSLRPEENPTKQASAAIIYGDKSGFYSCGFIGVQDTLWDAAGRHYFNQCYIEGVIDFIFGSSQSIYEKCLINVTNGIYTPERTQGYITAQARNSKSDPSGFVFKYCAITGSGKAYLGRAYRAYSRVIMIRCSLSDVVIPEGWNAWHYVGQEQNIEYVEEGCKGPGADTSKRVRWAKQPSAVNMTQFLTRSFIDQDGWLAKMPIK, encoded by the exons atgcCGCATCTTCAACAGTTATCATTGCttataatattgatattattttcatatactGTATGCATAGCGTTGGATTGTCAATCAAATAAGGTGGCGCATACCATTACTGTATCTCATTCTGGTCGAGCAAAATTCACATCAATTCAAAAAGCCATTGATTCGGTTCCTTCTGGCAATACTAAATGGATACACATCCAAATTTATCCTGgaatatataa gGAGAAAGTTACAATCCCATCGGACAAATCTTGCATTTTTCTTGAAGGATCAAGCAGCAGAAGAACGATAATTGAATGGAGTGACCATGAACAAACAAATAGTAGTGCAACTTTCACTTCATATCCGAATAACATCGTTGCTAAAGGCATTGCTTTCAAG AATGCCTTTAACATACCTTCATTAAGGCCAGAGGAGACCCCGATTACACAAGCTTTGGCTGCGAGAATATATGGGGATAAATCAGCTTTCTATAAGTGTGGTTTTATTGGGGTGCAAGATACACTGTGGGACGCAACAGGGCGCCATTACTTCAGCCAATGTTACATTGAAGGTgcaatagattttatttttggcGGCGCCCAGTCTATGTATGAG AAATGTTCGATAAATGTTACAACTGGAATATATACTCCACAAAAAAAATATGGCTTTATAACAGCGCAGGGAAGAAACTGCTCGAGCGATCCCTCTGGCTTTGTGTTTAAATATTGTACAATTACTGGGTCTGGCAAAGCTTATCTTGGGAGAGCTTATAGACCATATTCAAGAGTTATCATGATTAAATCTACGATATCAGATGTAGTGATTCCAGAAGGATGGGAAGCTTGGCACGCCATTGGCCAAGA ACAAAACACTGAATATGTGGAAGAAGGTTGTAAAGGACCTGGTGCAGACACGTCCAAGCGAGTGCCATGGGCAAAGGAACCTTCTGCTGTTGATATGACCCA GGAGAAAGTTACAATCCCATCGGGAAAATCATGCATTCTTCTTGAAGGATCAACCAGCAGATTAACGATAATTGAATGGAGTGACCATGAAAGTACAGAATCTAGTGCTACTTTCACTTCAAATGCGGAGAACATCGTTGCAAAAGGCATTACTTTCAAG AATGCCTATAACGTACCTTCCTTGAGGCCAGAGGAAAACCCGACAAAACAAGCTTCGGCAGCGATAATATATGGGGATAAATCAGGTTTCTATAGCTGTGGTTTTATTGGGGTGCAAGATACACTATGGGACGCAGCAGGACGCCATTACTTCAACCAATGTTACATTGAAGGTGTAATAGATTTCATTTTTGGCAGTTCCCAGTCTATATATGAG AAATGTTTGATAAATGTTACAAATGGAATATATACTCCAGAAAGAACTCAGGGCTATATAACAGCGCAGGCAAGAAACTCCAAGAGCGATCCCTCTGGCTTTGTGTTCAAATATTGTGCAATTACTGGGTCTGGCAAAGCTTATCTTGGGAGAGCATATAGAGCATATTCAAGAGTTATCATGATTAGATGTAGTCTATCAGATGTAGTGATTCCTGAAGGTTGGAATGCTTGGCACTACGTTGGCCAGGA acaaaatattgaatatgtGGAAGAAGGTTGTAAAGGACCTGGTGCAGACACGTCCAAGCGAGTGCGATGGGCTAAGCAACCTTCTGCTGTTAACATGACCCAGTTTCTAACGAGATCATTCATAGACCAAGACGGGTGGCTGGCCAAAATGCCAATTAAATAA